The following are encoded in a window of Carya illinoinensis cultivar Pawnee chromosome 15, C.illinoinensisPawnee_v1, whole genome shotgun sequence genomic DNA:
- the LOC122296400 gene encoding protein DETOXIFICATION 27-like, which translates to MGVRKEDDEPLLVSGPQQNEQQEEEEEQERRREGNVGDLVRQTWLESRKMWAIAGPSIFSRLAMFSMTVITQSFAGHLSDLDLAAISIASTVIIAFTFGFLLGMASALETLCGQAYGARQYHMLGIYLQRSWIVLFLFSLLLLPMFVFATPILKLLGQSDAVADESGVVAMWLIPMHLSFPFQFTLQRFLQCQLKTGVIAWISGGALAVHVFVSWLFVYKLSVGIVGTALTLDFSWWLSVLGLFGYAVCGGCPHSWTGFSAQALSGISEFFKLSVASGVMLALENFYYRMLIIVSGYFHKTEVAVDALSICITIFAWESMIPLGFLAATGVRVANELGAGNAKCAKFATTVSVLTSLVVGLLFWSIIMGFHEKLVMIFTSNPSVIAMVNELAVLLAFTLLVNCIQPVLSGVAVGAGWQAVVAFINIGSYYLVGVPLAVFLGWLLPSGITSIWAGMICGTVVQTLILTVITLRFEWEIEAQKAHIHITNEAASNS; encoded by the exons ATGGGAGTGAGAAAAGAAGACGACGAACCTCTGTTAGTGTCAGGCCCACAACAAAATgaacaacaagaagaagaagaagagcaagaGCGACGTAGAGAAGGAAATGTAGGGGATCTGGTCAGACAAACATGGTTGGAGTCGAGGAAGATGTGGGCGATTGCGGGGCCCTCTATTTTTAGCAGGCTGGCAATGTTCTCCATGACCGTCATAACACAGTCATTCGCCGGCCACCTTAGTGACCTTGACCTCGCCGCAATCTCCATAGCCTCCACCGTCATCATAGCTTTCACTTTCGGCTTCTTG CTGGGCATGGCTAGCGCGCTCGAGACGCTCTGTGGCCAAGCTTACGGAGCCAGACAGTACCACATGTTGGGTATCTACCTTCAGCGTTCTTGGAttgttctgtttttattttcGCTTCTGCTACTGCCCATGTTCGTGTTTGCTACGCCCATACTAAAGCTTCTCGGCCAGTCCGATGCGGTGGCGGACGAGTCGGGGGTGGTGGCAATGTGGCTTATTCCGATGCACCTGAGCTTCCCATTTCAGTTCACATTGCAGAGGTTCTTGCAGTGCCAACTAAAGACGGGGGTTATTGCTTGGATCTCAGGGGGGGCTCTTGCAGTCCACGTGTTTGTGAGTTGGCTTTTTGTATATAAACTGAGCGTGGGGATTGTTGGGACTGCTCTTACTCTTGATTTCTCGTGGTGGCTGTCTGTTTTGGGGCTTTTTGGTTACGCTGTATGTGGAGGATGTCCTCATTCTTGGACTGGTTTTTCAGCTCAAGCTTTGAGTGGGATCTCGGAATTTTTTAAGCTCTCTGTGGCTTCTGGGGTTATGCTCGC GTTGGaaaatttctattacagaaTGTTGATTATAGTGTCGGGGTATTTTCACAAAACTGAGGTTGCAGTTGATGCACTTTCCATCTG CATAACTATCTTTGCCTGGGAATCTATGATTCCTCTTGGATTTCTGGCTGCAACTGG TGTACGTGTAGCAAATGAGCTTGGTGCAGGCAATGCAAAATGTGCAAAATTTGCAACCACAGTCTCAGTGTTGACCTCCTTAGTTGTTGGACTTCTGTTTTGGTCAATAATCATGGGCTTCCATGAGAAGCTTGTGATGATATTTACCTCCAACCCTTCCGTTATTGCAATGGTCAATGAATTAGCAGTCCTATTGGCATTCACATTACTTGTAAATTGCATTCAACCAGTTCTTTCGG GGGTAGCTGTTGGAGCTGGTTGGCAAGCTGTAGTGGCTTTCATAAACATAGGTAGCTACTACTTAGTTGGGGTCCCTCTTGCGGTTTTCCTGGGCTGGTTGCTACCTTCTGGGATTACG AGTATCTGGGCTGGAATGATTTGTGGAACTGTGGTTCAGACATTGATACTAACCGTCATCACCCTGAGATTTGAATGGGAAATAGAG GCACAGAAGGCGCATATTCATATAACAAACGAGGCAGCATCTAACAGCTAA
- the LOC122297302 gene encoding protein DETOXIFICATION 27-like has translation MGSALETLCGQAFGAKRYHMLGIYTQRSWIVLFLCCFPLLPVYIFTTPILKLLGQSDDVAQSTGVVACWLIPMHFSFAFVFPLQRFLQCQRKNIVTAWVSLAALLVNVLTSWLLIYVFDFGLVGAALSLDIAWWILVFGLYGYTVLCGGCPLTWSGFSMEAFSGLWEFLKLSAASGVMLWYFST, from the coding sequence ATGGGAAGCGCATTAGAAACGCTGTGCGGGCAGGCATTTGGGGCCAAGAGGTATCATATGCTGGGAATATACACGCAAAGGTCATGGATTGTGCTCTTCCTCTGTTGTTTCCCGCTATTACCTGTTTACATTTTCACCACTCCGATTCTGAAACTCCTAGGACAGTCCGACGACGTGGCGCAGTCGACAGGGGTAGTCGCTTGTTGGCTAATACCCATGCACTTTAGCTTTGCGTTTGTGTTTCCATTGCAGAGATTCTTGCAGTGCCAACGGAAAAACATAGTGACTGCATGGGTTTCGTTAGCGGCTCTACTTGTTAATGTATTAACGAGTTGGCTCTTAATTTATGTGTTCGATTTTGGGCTTGTGGGTGCTGCCCTTTCGTTGGACATCGCCTGGTGGATTTTGGTTTTTGGGTTGTATGGGTATACTGTACTGTGTGGTGGGTGTCCTCTGACTTGGTCTGGATTCTCCATGGAAGCTTTTTCTGGACTTTGGGAGTTTCTCAAACTCTCTGCTGCTTCTGGAGTCATGCTTTGGTATTTCTCTACTTAG